A stretch of the Perca flavescens isolate YP-PL-M2 chromosome 10, PFLA_1.0, whole genome shotgun sequence genome encodes the following:
- the LOC114563305 gene encoding LOW QUALITY PROTEIN: exosome complex component RRP40-like (The sequence of the model RefSeq protein was modified relative to this genomic sequence to represent the inferred CDS: inserted 1 base in 1 codon), giving the protein MFSGLKDSQQRRYVPAKGETVIGIVTVKSGDVFKVDFGGSEQASLSYLAFEGATKRNRPNVQVGDLVFSQFVVANRDMEPELVCVDSSGRANGMGVFGAGGLLFTVSLGLARRSVLFLHTGCCHPLPRELVVGMNGRLWVRSSSVQQTXVITNLLQSCDTMTAPQRQELFRRAAQGAL; this is encoded by the exons ATGTTCTCCGGTTTAAAGGACTCCCAGCAGAGGAGG TATGTCCCCGCTAAAGGAGAGACCGTCATCGGCATCGTGACGGTTAAATCCGGAGACGTCTTCAAGGTGGACTTTGGAGGAAGTGAGCAGGCGTCTCTGTCCTACCTGGCGTTTGAGGGCGCCACCAAGAGGAACCGACCCAACGTCCAG gtgggcGACCTGGTGTTCTCCCAGTTCGTCGTAGCCAATCGGGACATGGAGCCGGAGCTGGTGTGTGTGGACAGTTCAGGACGAGCCAATGGGATGGGAGTGTTTGGAGCCGGGGGGCTGCTCTTCACCGTGTCTCTGGGACTGGCCAGGAGGTCGGTGTTGTTTTTACATACCG GCTGCTGTC ACCCTCTTCCCCGCGAGCTGGTGGTCGGGATGAACGGCCGCCTGTGGGTCCGGTCGTCCAGCGTTCAGCAGA CCGTCATCACCAACCTGCTGCAGAGCTGTGACACCATGACGGCCCCCCAGAGACAG GAGCTGTTCAGGAGGGCTGCACAGGGGGCGCTATAA